A window of the Synchiropus splendidus isolate RoL2022-P1 chromosome 6, RoL_Sspl_1.0, whole genome shotgun sequence genome harbors these coding sequences:
- the LOC128760466 gene encoding EEF1A lysine methyltransferase 3-like, whose translation MLLDEDGDDPFPAGADVFDETFCEDQVYTLLGQELKIRQMFGAQLGVAAPVWDAALHLCRFMEKHGVELRGKRVVELGAGTGVVGIAASLIGAHVTLTDLPLALTQLQANVNLNAPPGGWLSVPPAVLPLSWGQDHTRFSSDWDLVLGTDIVYLPETFPLLLETLAHLCKRGATVYLSSKMRAEHKTSEFFEDYLSRRFHVELVEHDEEQNIHIFRAHLTKDRSPPLNVDAFTEQQ comes from the exons ATGCTGCTTGACGAGGATGGAGACGACCCGTTCCCTGCTGGTGCCGACGTCTTTGACGAGACCTTTTGTGAAGATCAAGTTTACACACTTCTGGGCCAAGAGCTGAAGATACGGCAGATGTTCGGAGCGCAGCTCGGCGTGGCTGCCCCCGTCTGGGAcgct GCTCTTCACTTGTGTCGATTCATGGAAAAGCATGGTGTTGAGTTAAGAGGGAAGCGTGTGGTCGAGCTGGGAGCAGGGACCGGAGTGGTCGGCATAGCTGCTTCGCTCATAG GAGCACACGTGACTCTCACAGATCTTCCGCTGGCCCTCACACAGCTGCAGGCCAACGTCAACTTGAACGCTCCACCTGGTGGATGGTTATCTGTCCCTCCCGCTGTGCTGCCTCTGTCCTGGGGTCAGGATCACACACGCTTCTCCTCTGACTGGGATCTGGTGCTCGGGACTGATATAGTTTACCTCCCGGAGACTTTCCCCCTCTTGTTAGAGACACTTGCTCACCTGTGCAAGCGGGGTGCTACGGTCTATCTCTCATCCAAAATGAGAGCGGAGCACAAGACTTCAGAGTTCTTTGAGGATTATTTGTCACGCAGATTTCATGTGGAGCTGGTGGAGCACGACGAGGAGCAGAACATTCACATCTTCAGAGCACATTTGACCAAAGATCGGAGTCCACCTCTGAATGTGGACGCATTCACTGAGCAGCAGTAG
- the stx16 gene encoding syntaxin-16 isoform X2 — protein MATRRLTDAFLLMRNNAIQNRQILAEQLADDRMALVSGISLDPEAAIGVTKKLPPKWTEGIDEIQYDITRVRQKMKELASLHDKHMNRPTLDDSSEEEHAIEITTQEITQMFHRCQRAVTGLQSRCGHCTEQEERLLRNVVSSLAQSLQELSTSFRHTQSSYLKRMKNREERSKHFFDSGPLMEEDEELAVYDRGFTDDQLMLVEENTVMVEEREREIRQIVQSISDLNEIFRDLASMVVEQGTVLDRIDFNVEQACVKTEDGLKQLQKAEQYQKKNRKMLVILILFVIIIVLIIILFGTKF, from the exons ATGGCGACTAGGCGTCTGACCGATGCATTCTTGTTAATGCGGAACAATGCGATCCAAAACCGGCAGATATTGGCTGAGCAA TTGGCGGACGACCGGATGGCACTGGTGTCTGGAATAAGTCTGGACCCTGAAGCTGCCATCGGTGTGACCAAAAAACTCCCCCCGAAATGGACAGAAGGAATCGATGAG ATTCAGTATGATATCACACGAGTTCGGCAAAAGATGAAAGAGTTGGCATCACTGCACGACAAGCATATGAACCGTCCCACGCTGGATGACAGCAGTGAAGAAGAGCATGCCATTGAAATAACAACACAGGAGATCACACAG ATGTTCCATCGATGCCAGCGAGCTGTAACCGGTTTACAATCCCGCTGTGGCCACTGCAccgagcaggaggagagattGCTGAGAAATGTTGTGTCGTCTTTAGCGCAGAGTCTGCAGGAGCTTTCCACCAgtttcagacacacacagtccagCTACTTAAAAC GTATGAAGAACCGGGAGGAGAGGTCGAAGCACTTTTTTGACTCTGGGCCTCTgatggaagaagatgaggaacTGGCCGTCTATGACAGA GGTTTCACGGACGATCAGCTGATGCTGGTGGAGGAGAACACGGTGATGGTGgaggagcgagagcgagagatcCGTCAGATTGTTCAGTCTATATCAGATCTGAATGAGATTTTCCGAGACCTTGCAAGCATGGTGGTGGAGCAG GGCACTGTTCTCGACAGAATTGACTTCAATGTGGAGCAGGCTTGTGTGAAAACTGAGGACGGCCTGAAACAGTTACAGAAG GCGGAGCAGTATCAGAAGAAAAACCGAAAGATGCTGGTCATTTTGATCCTTTTCGTCATCATTATCGTTCTAATCATTATTCTTTTTGGAACTAAGTTTTAG
- the stx16 gene encoding syntaxin-16 isoform X1, with protein sequence MATRRLTDAFLLMRNNAIQNRQILAEQVSTYDPRLSTRSNAALADDRMALVSGISLDPEAAIGVTKKLPPKWTEGIDEIQYDITRVRQKMKELASLHDKHMNRPTLDDSSEEEHAIEITTQEITQMFHRCQRAVTGLQSRCGHCTEQEERLLRNVVSSLAQSLQELSTSFRHTQSSYLKRMKNREERSKHFFDSGPLMEEDEELAVYDRGFTDDQLMLVEENTVMVEEREREIRQIVQSISDLNEIFRDLASMVVEQGTVLDRIDFNVEQACVKTEDGLKQLQKAEQYQKKNRKMLVILILFVIIIVLIIILFGTKF encoded by the exons ATGGCGACTAGGCGTCTGACCGATGCATTCTTGTTAATGCGGAACAATGCGATCCAAAACCGGCAGATATTGGCTGAGCAAGTGAGTACATACGACCCCCGTCTGAGTACACGTAGCAATGCTGCG TTGGCGGACGACCGGATGGCACTGGTGTCTGGAATAAGTCTGGACCCTGAAGCTGCCATCGGTGTGACCAAAAAACTCCCCCCGAAATGGACAGAAGGAATCGATGAG ATTCAGTATGATATCACACGAGTTCGGCAAAAGATGAAAGAGTTGGCATCACTGCACGACAAGCATATGAACCGTCCCACGCTGGATGACAGCAGTGAAGAAGAGCATGCCATTGAAATAACAACACAGGAGATCACACAG ATGTTCCATCGATGCCAGCGAGCTGTAACCGGTTTACAATCCCGCTGTGGCCACTGCAccgagcaggaggagagattGCTGAGAAATGTTGTGTCGTCTTTAGCGCAGAGTCTGCAGGAGCTTTCCACCAgtttcagacacacacagtccagCTACTTAAAAC GTATGAAGAACCGGGAGGAGAGGTCGAAGCACTTTTTTGACTCTGGGCCTCTgatggaagaagatgaggaacTGGCCGTCTATGACAGA GGTTTCACGGACGATCAGCTGATGCTGGTGGAGGAGAACACGGTGATGGTGgaggagcgagagcgagagatcCGTCAGATTGTTCAGTCTATATCAGATCTGAATGAGATTTTCCGAGACCTTGCAAGCATGGTGGTGGAGCAG GGCACTGTTCTCGACAGAATTGACTTCAATGTGGAGCAGGCTTGTGTGAAAACTGAGGACGGCCTGAAACAGTTACAGAAG GCGGAGCAGTATCAGAAGAAAAACCGAAAGATGCTGGTCATTTTGATCCTTTTCGTCATCATTATCGTTCTAATCATTATTCTTTTTGGAACTAAGTTTTAG
- the stx16 gene encoding syntaxin-16 isoform X3 → MALVSGISLDPEAAIGVTKKLPPKWTEGIDEIQYDITRVRQKMKELASLHDKHMNRPTLDDSSEEEHAIEITTQEITQMFHRCQRAVTGLQSRCGHCTEQEERLLRNVVSSLAQSLQELSTSFRHTQSSYLKRMKNREERSKHFFDSGPLMEEDEELAVYDRGFTDDQLMLVEENTVMVEEREREIRQIVQSISDLNEIFRDLASMVVEQGTVLDRIDFNVEQACVKTEDGLKQLQKAEQYQKKNRKMLVILILFVIIIVLIIILFGTKF, encoded by the exons ATGGCACTGGTGTCTGGAATAAGTCTGGACCCTGAAGCTGCCATCGGTGTGACCAAAAAACTCCCCCCGAAATGGACAGAAGGAATCGATGAG ATTCAGTATGATATCACACGAGTTCGGCAAAAGATGAAAGAGTTGGCATCACTGCACGACAAGCATATGAACCGTCCCACGCTGGATGACAGCAGTGAAGAAGAGCATGCCATTGAAATAACAACACAGGAGATCACACAG ATGTTCCATCGATGCCAGCGAGCTGTAACCGGTTTACAATCCCGCTGTGGCCACTGCAccgagcaggaggagagattGCTGAGAAATGTTGTGTCGTCTTTAGCGCAGAGTCTGCAGGAGCTTTCCACCAgtttcagacacacacagtccagCTACTTAAAAC GTATGAAGAACCGGGAGGAGAGGTCGAAGCACTTTTTTGACTCTGGGCCTCTgatggaagaagatgaggaacTGGCCGTCTATGACAGA GGTTTCACGGACGATCAGCTGATGCTGGTGGAGGAGAACACGGTGATGGTGgaggagcgagagcgagagatcCGTCAGATTGTTCAGTCTATATCAGATCTGAATGAGATTTTCCGAGACCTTGCAAGCATGGTGGTGGAGCAG GGCACTGTTCTCGACAGAATTGACTTCAATGTGGAGCAGGCTTGTGTGAAAACTGAGGACGGCCTGAAACAGTTACAGAAG GCGGAGCAGTATCAGAAGAAAAACCGAAAGATGCTGGTCATTTTGATCCTTTTCGTCATCATTATCGTTCTAATCATTATTCTTTTTGGAACTAAGTTTTAG
- the dgkab gene encoding diacylglycerol kinase, alpha b gives MTSAEDTDCSLTPVDFIQLQHYMDESSLRVKDVIKEFHSGGRLAQHSVGECVDEAGFCLFLKTYLEVEDFPADFCRRLFRYFQHVDQDGSMRCSSSKGGGVYLRDVSCYFSVLEDRQPREKLEVTFKLYDKDGNGLLDSSEVDRIITQMMRAADYLGWDVTELRPVLKEMMTAIDIDCSGTVTLEEWLKGGMNNVPLLVLLGLKMKERDGQHIWRMKHFNKPTYCSVCENMLLGLGKQGLCCNCCKYTVHSQCANKNPDPCARTFVKSKDEIHVAAHDWIRAESSSSKCQVCHKKIKTLAGKRCVWCKEMRHDECLLAGLSTCDCGPLRDHILPPWGIYSVSKEEDTTLLNVTSDGHVLRIAPVANTHPLLVFVNPKSGGKQGERVLRKFQYMLNPRQVYNLSNGGPAPGLHFFRSLHEFRILVCGGDGTVGWLLDAMDKAGLQGHPPVAVLPLGTGNDMARCLRWGGGYEGSDLKEILRHIETSEVIHLDRWKIQVIPNDPRESGDPVPYEIINNYFSIGVDASIAHRFHSMRERHPQRFNSRMKNKLWYLEFATSETISASCKKLKDCLSVECCGKALDLSRVSLAGIAILNIPSMHGGSNLWGETKKCDVVPDAGHSEVITDPELLKTIPQVMSDRRLEVVGLEGVLEMGQIYTGLKNAGHRLAQASQITIRTVKALPMQIDGEPWMQPPCTIHITHMNQAKMLMGPPAKASGFFHLK, from the exons ATGACTTCGGCTGAGGACACCGACTGCTCCCTGACACCAGTGGATTTTATCCAGCTGCAGCACTACATGGATG AGAGCAGTTTGAGAGTGAAGGATGTGATCAAGGAGTTTCACAGCGGCGGGCGACTGGCCCAGCACAGCGTCGGAGAG TGTGTGGATGAGGCCGGCTTCTGCCTCTTTCTGAAGACCTACCTTGAAGTGGAGGACTTTCCTGCTGATTTCTGCCGGCGGCTTTTTCGTTACTTCCAGCACGTGGATCAGGATGGCTCCATGAGGTGTAGCTCGTCTAAAGGAG GTGGCGTCTATCTCCGTGATGTGTCCTGCTACTTCTCTGTGCTGGAAGACCGACAGCCACGCGAGAAGCTGGAGG tcaCTTTCAAACTTTATGACAAGGATGGAAATGGGCTCCTGGACAGTTCG gAAGTGGACCGAATTATTACCCAAATGATGCGAGCGGCTGACTATCTGGGCTGGGACGTGACTGAACTCAGGCCT gttctgaaggAGATGATGACAGCAATTGACATAGATTGCAGTGGCACCGTCACGCTAGAGGAGTGGTTGAAAGGAGGCATGAACAATGTTCCACTGCTTGTTTTGCTGGGACTGAAG ATGAAAGAGCGGGATGGGCAGCATATTTGGAGGATGAAGCACTTCAACAAGCCGACCtactgcagtgtgtgtgagaacatgCTGCTGGGACTTGGCAAGCAGGGACTCTGCTGTAACT GTTGCAAGTACACTGTCCACAGTCAGTGTGCCAACAAGAACCCGGATCCCTGTGCTCGAACCTTTGTGAAGTCTAAAGATGAAATCCAT GTGGCTGCACATGACTGGATCAGAGCGGAGAGCAGCTCCTCCAAGTGCCAGGTCTGCCACAAGAAAATCAAAACTTTGGCTGGAAAGCGTTGTGTTTGGTGCAAGGAGATG CGCCACGACGAGTGTCTCTTGGCTGGTTTATCGACGTGTGACTGTGGCCCCCTGAGGGACCACATCCTGCCTCCCTGGGGCATTTACTCAGTCTCAAAG gaggaggacacGACTCTGCTGAATGTGACTTCTGACGGCCATGTTCTGAGG attgCTCCTGTTGCCAACACACACCCCCTGCTGGTTTTTGTCAACCCAAAAAGTGGAGGAAAGCAGGGTGAGAG AGTGCTCcggaagtttcagtacatgcTGAACCCTCGTCAAGTCTACAACCTGTCCAACGGGGGTCCAGCTCCGGG ACTGCATTTCTTCCGTAGCCTGCATGAGTTCAGGATCTTGGTGTGTGGAGGCGATGGCACTGTCGGCTGGCTTCTGGATGCCATGG ACAAAGCTGGCCTTCAGGGCCACCCTCCAGTCGCTGTTCTGCCACTGGGGACTGGAAACGACATGGCTCGCTGTCTACGCTGGGGAGGAG GATACGAGGGGTCTGACCTGAAGGAGATTCTGAGGCACATCGAGACCAGCGAGGTCATTCACCTGGACCGGTGGAAAATTCAGGTGATACCGAACGATCCGCGGGAGTCTGGAGACCCCGTTCCCTACGAGATCATCAACAACTATTTCTCCATCGGAGTG GACGCGTCCATTGCTCACCGTTTTCACTCCATGAGAGAGAGGCACCCCCAGAGGTTCAACAGCAG gatgaaaaacaaactgtgGTATTTAGAGTTTGCCACCTCTGAGACCATCTCTGCCTCCTGCAAAAAGCTGAAGGACTGTCTCTCTGTTGAG TGCTGCGGGAAAGCCTTGGACCTGAGCAGAGTGTCCCTGGCTGGGATAGCTATCCTCAACATACCCAGCATGCACGGCGGCTCCAACCTCTGGGGCGAAACCAAAAAGTGTGATGTGGTGCCGGACGCCGGACACAGTGAGGTCATCACTGACCCCGAACTTCTGAAAACAATCCCACAAG TGATGAGCGATAGGCGTCTGGAGGTGGTGGGGCTGGAAGGTGTGTTAGAAATGGGTCAGATCTACACCGGACTGAAGAACGCCGGACACCGACTGGCTCAGGCCTCGCAAATCACAATCAG GACAGTCAAAGCTCTGCCGATGCAAATAGACGGGGAACCATGGATGCAGCCTCCTTGTACC ATCCACATAACTCACATGAATCAGGCCAAAATGTTGATGGGCCCGCCAGCCAAAGCATCAGGCTTCTTCCACCTCAAGTGA
- the nr4a1 gene encoding nuclear receptor subfamily 4 group A member 1, with protein MSCVQTQYASLPHDTSFSSEFLNPDLSAKLAMDIGGQKDQLSASSLPSINTLVGNGYIGEFDAYSCKITSSPSTPTFAFGHTAAAENSQMQNQAFKLDDVHLYGCYPGSFALNLDETLSSCGSDYYGSPVYSASSPSTPSFQTQAASVWDSPFSPYNPGLHTSPPSSGVDKTPMTQQLSFFTFSPTPEEQSQMGQHPDALSSQDDPFFLPPPQPTSSLHCPTMSLQHVPLDPSRVVDGPMTSPKLYNPGSSEGRCAVCGDNASCQHYGVRTCEGCKGFFKRTVQKNAKYVCLANKDCPVDKRRRNRCQFCRFQKCLTVGMVKEVVRTDSLKGRRGRLPSKPKAMSEPSSTTPNAGIIASLVKAHLDSNPTFGRLDYSKYKETEENLQEKEDANDIKQFYDLLTGALDVIKRWAETIPGFTEFCSEDQELLLDSAFVELFILRLAYRSPPEKTKLIFCNGVVLHRSQCVRSFGDWLDSITDFSQNLHRMNLDISMFSCLSALVIITDRHGLKEPKRVEDFQSHLITSLREHVSGNRSDQTQPNYLSRLLGKLPELRTLCTQGLQRIFYLKLEDLVPPPPIVEKIFMDTLPF; from the exons ATGTCTTGTGTACAAACCCAGTATGCCTCCCTGCCTCATGACACTTCCTTCAGCTCCGAGTTCCTGAATCCTGACCTCAGTGCCAAGCTGGCGATGGACATCGGTGGTCAGAAGGACCAGCTGTCGGCGTCGTCTCTACCCAGCATTAACACTCTGGTGGGAAATGGCTACATCGGGGAGTTTGATGCGTATTCCTGCAAGATCACCTCGTCTCCGTCGACCCCCACGTTTGCGTTCGGCCACACTGCCGCAGCGGAAAACTCTCAAATGCAGAATCAAGCGTTTAAGCTGGACGACGTCCACCTGTACGGGTGCTACCCCGGCTCCTTTGCCCTCAATCTTGATGAGACGCTGTCTTCGTGTGGCTCTGACTACTATGGCAGCCCAGTGTATTCTGCCTCCTCTCCGTCAACACCGAGCTTTCAGACTCAGGCAGCCTCTGTGTGGGATTCTCCGTTCAGTCCCTACAACCCGGGCCTCCATACATCTCCTCCGTCATCCGGGGTTGATAAAACGCCCATGACACAGCAGCtctccttcttcaccttcagccCCACACCGGAGGAGCAGTCTCAAATGGGCCAACATCCCGACGCTTTGTCTAGTCAGGACGATCCCTTCTTCCTCCCACCACCGCAGCCCACGTCGTCTCTCCACTGCCCCACCATGTCCTTGCAGCATGTGCCTCTTGACCCCTCCAGAGTAGTGGATGGGCCGATGACGTCCCCAAAGCTTTACAATCCAGGATCAAGTGAAGGGCGCTGTGCAGTGTGCGGAGACAACGCCTCATGCCAGCATTACGGAGTCCGTACGTGTGAAGGCTGCAAAGGCTTCTTTAAG CGGACCGTCCAGAAAAATGCAAAGTACGTTTGCCTCGCCAACAAGGACTGTCCCGTGGACAAGCGAAGAAGGAATCGTTGCCAATTCTGCCGGTTCCAGAAATGTCTCACCGTGGGGATGGTTAAAGAAG TTGTCCGGACAGACAGTTTGAAAGGCCGCAGAGGACGTTTGCCGTCAAAACCCAAGGCAATGTCAGAGCCTTCTTCCACGACCCCCAATGCTGGCATCATTGCTTCTCTCGTGAAGGCGCATTTGGACTCCAATCCAACCTTTGGAAGACTGGACTACTCCAAG TACAAAGAAACAGAGGAGAACCTTCAAGAAAAGGAGGATGCTAATGACATCAAGCAGTTCTATGACCTGCTGACTGGTGCTCTGGACGTCATCAAACGCTGGGCAGAAACAATACCTGGCTTCACGGAATTCTGCTCTGAGGACCAGGAGCTTCTGCTTGACTCTGCATTCGTGGAGCTCTTCATCCTACGTCTGGCATACAG GTCGCCTCCAGAAAAGACCAAGCTGATCTTTTGTAACGGCGTCGTCCTTCACCGGTCCCAGTGTGTTCGCAGTTTCGGAGATTGGCTTGACTCCATCACGGATTTTTCTCAGAACCTTCACCGTATGAACCTAGACATCTCAATGTTCTCCTGCCTGTCGGCTCTCGTCATCATCACAG aTCGCCACGGTCTTAAAGAGCCAAAAAGAGTTGAAGACTTCCAGAGCCATCTCATCACCAGCTTGAGGGAACATGTGAGTGGCAACAGGTCAGATCAGACTCAGCCCAACTATCTCTCTCGTCTGCTCGGAAAACTCCCGGAGCTGAGGACTCTTTGCACACAAGGCCTGCAACGCATCTTTTACCTGAAACTGGAGGACTTGGTGCCCCCTCCGCCGATCGTGGAGAAAATATTCATGGATACTCTTCCATTCTGA